The genome window tggctttctccatctgacttatttcacttagcacagtgttctCGAGggtcatctatgttgtcacaaatggtaagatttcactTTTTCTTAGGGTTTAGTAGTTTTCCATTATCTCTCTCTATATcgctcacatcttctttatccattcatctgtgatggacacttaggttgtttccatatcttggctattgtaaatagtgcttcaatgaacataggGGGGCAGATATCTTTTCGAATcagtgttttcattctctttgggtaaatacccagaagtggaatcctCAGGTAAGAACTCTGGGGTGTTGCAAACGGACCTGAGCCAGTCCTGACTCCAGCGTTCACAGTCTAGTTGGGGAGATAAGGGAgctacatacacacatgtatatatcgCTTGTATATACAGCAACAGTGTATATACAAGTGATGGGGGTTTGTTGGTGGAGGAAAGGTCACCTATTTGAGAAAGGGTGTAGAAATAGATGGAGGCAagtctctctgaggaggtgaggtCCGCACGACTACACATGCAAGTTGGGCTGCACTGGGTCGGGGAGGGACCTGTCCGAGTTTATCTTCCTGCCCGCAGTGTCTGAGCGTTCCCTTTGCCCCACATCCTCAACAACATTTAATATtgtcagacttttaaatttttgccagaTATGACGGATTAGCTCATGGTCTGttattgtggctttaatttaccTTTATCCAAATATTGATGAGGTTGAGCACATTTCCTATACTGACTGGCTATTTGGATTTCCTCTTATGTGGAGTGTCTGTGCAAACCTTCAGTCAATTTTTCTGCCGGATTGTCTGCCTTAatgatttgtaggaattctttatgttACTTTGAATCGCGTGAAATTGCTGGTATTTGATCATTCTGACCTACAAAAAAtggcagtttcatatggttcaacttGATACACGCTGGATACTTGTCCTATGTTAATTACATGTGCTGCTAAGTATTTTATCATGTcatatggcttgtcttttcattttctttattttttgagggTCAGAAGTCTCTAATTTTAATGCAGTTGAACGTATCggtcttttcttttatggctggtgcttttggtgtcttgtttaagaaatccttcttGTCTTTTGTGCTGAAGGTGACCAGATTGTGCTGGGGGCTTGGAGCTGTGCTCTCAGGGCATCTTCTTTGGTCCCTGGGTCACACTGCTTCCGCTGTGGGGCAGGCAGATTCCTCTGGGACCCCAGGCTTAGCTgggtaggggagggagggaccaCTTCCGGGGTCCTTCTACCATGGAGCCCAAGTTTCCAAAAAGAGATTTTCTGTGGACCGTGTCCCCACCATTCTTGTGAGAGTGGAAGGTCTTCCCAGTGGATGGGCAGGCCTGGGTCCCAGGGGGCCAGGGTTGGAGCAGAACCGAGCTAACACCTGTGTGGCTGCTCAGGCAGGGTGGATGCTGTGACAGGGGCTGACTCCAGCTCAGAACTGGGATATCTGGTTCCTGAACTGTGGGTCCCTGGAGCAGATGAGGTGGGACAGGGAGAAAACTGGAGGTGGTGGAGCAGTAGGAAACCTCCCATCTGCCCTCTAATTCTGGATTTGGGGGGATGTAATGGCACGATTCTAACCAACTGCCTCAAGCAGAGCAAGTGGCAGGAGGTACGCCTGTTGGGGGACAGGGGAGATGTCGTGACTTCTTGGCCCTTACTCCTCAAGGTCACCTGGGTTAGGCAAGGCAGAGGATTGTAGCACTGTTCACAGTTCCCTTCCCAGGAGCCACAGTGCCTGCCACGTGGGAGGCATTAGTAGATATTTGTTCAGTAATACATTGACAGTTTTCAAAGAATTGTGtccaaaaattaatttcctaGTTTCTCCTGAAGAACACTTTTTGTAGCCACTAGGTGGCGGAGTTAATTACATCAAACTGGCTTGTTGGGGGGGGCGGAATTCAGATAGGGAAGCAGGCATTTGAATTTAAATTCGATcttgttttaattctgttttggAACCTGTTGATCactaagtttaaaaaacatattgtCATAAGAAATATTTGCAGGGTAAATCTGAGATAAAGACCGTGGTGGATTACTTTCTTTCTCAAGCTAAAGACGGTATGAATTTCTCTTCTACAGTGTTTCCAAATTCAGTCCTTTTACGGATGGACTAGATgtaaattctttccattctttattcAGATAAATGAATGTCAACTCAGTTTGCCCTTTTGCTCAGAAGTGGTCTTTCACTGTCAGAATGTGGCAGCCTCCTTTGTTTATTGCATCTGGCAGGTCTGAGTCTCTGGGACCGACCCCTTCCCAAGTACCCCCAACAGAGCTCTTCCTCAGCTTCCGCCCTCCCTCCTTCCGAACAGCTTCAGAGAGTCCTGgatcttcagttttctcttctgtaggaAATCAAGTATCTTGCCAGCCCtgccttttgtttaaaaaatttttttcaaaagcagtttgtttatttgaaaatacagggcttccctggtggtgcagtggtaaagaatctgcctgccaatgcaggggacatgggttcgagccctggcctgggaagatccgatatgccgtggagcaactaagcccgtgcgccacaactactgagcccgtgccacaactactgaagcccacgctcctagagcctatgctccgcaacaagagaagccaccgcaatgagaagcctgtgcaccatgaCAAAGAGAAGCCCCGgttccccgcaactagagaaagcccatgcacaacaacaaagacccaatgcagccaaaaaaaaaaaaaaaaaaaaaaaaaaaaatatatatatatatatatatataatacagctACAATCACAGGCTTGCATCAAAGAGGCTCTTATTTTGAGGGGGAAAATGAATGTACACATCTGGAAATGACTTGGAGGTGTTGAGATAGGTATGGACAAATAATCCCAAATTTATCTCTGTATCATTATGAGTTATTATGATAGTAAAACTGACCTTCgtttttctgtgtacaggtctgtGAGTTTTAATACATGTATAGATTCCTGTAACCAGTACCATGATCAGGATAAAGAACAGACCATCATCCCCCAAACTCCCTTGTGCCAGCTCTGTTTTTAGTCACACTAAAATGTTGCTGTACAATACTGTGCTtatatttaatgatttaaaaaaacatggtGCCACTCTCTCTGGCCGTcacagtttctgatgagaaaccaCAGTTATTGGATTACCCTTCTTTATAGGTaatgggtcatttttttttttttttttttttgtggtatgcgggcctctcactgttgtggcccttcccgttgcggagcacaggctccggacgcgcatNNNNNNNNNNNNNNNNNNNNNNNNNNNNNNNNNNNNNNNNNNNNNNNNNNNNNNNNNNNNNNNNNNNNNNNNNNNNNNNNNNNNNNNNNNNNNNNNNNNNNNNNNNNNNNNNNNNNNNNNNNNNNNNNNNNNNNNNNNNNNNNNNNNNNNNNNNNNNNNNNNNNNNNNNNNNNNNNNNNNNNNNNNNNNNNNNNNNNNNNNNNNNNNNNNNNNNNNNNNNNNNNNNNNNNNNNNNNNNNNNNNNNNNNNNNNNNNNNNNNNNNNNNNNNNNNNNNNNNNNNNNNNNNNNNNNNNNNNNNNNNNNNNNNNNNNNNNNNNNNNNNNNNNNNNNNNNNNNNNNNNNNNNNNNNNNNNNNNNNNNNNNNNNNNNNNNNNNNNNNNNNNNNNNNNNNNNNNNNNNNNNNNNNNNNNNNNNNNNNNNNNNNNNNNNNNNNNNNNNNNNNNNNNNNNNNNNNNNNNNNNNNNNNNNNNNNNNNNNNNNNNNNNNNNNNNNNNNNNNNNNNNNNNNNNNNNNNNNNNNNNNNNNNNNNNNNNNNggagcacaggctccggacgcgcatgctcagcggccatggctcacgggcccagccgctccgcggcacatgggatcctcccggaccggggcgcgaacccggttcccctgcatcggcaggcggacgcgcaaccactgcgccaccagggaagccccagtgggtCATTTTTGTTTGGCTATTTTCAAgactttttctttagtttttagcagtttgattatgatgtatctaGGCTGTACTTCTCTGAGTTGGTTCTGTGAAGGGTTCGTTGAGCTTCTTGAGTCTGTCCGTTTGTGTCTTTCAGCAAATTTGGGAAGTCTTCAACCATATTTTTTCACACACAAACAAAAGTAATTGTTTCGGATACGATTTGTTTGCCTCTCCAGATATTCTTTCCATATTTCTCTagcctgctctgtgccccagAGGGGTGTCTTATATGGATCATATCATTGCCCAATGTCCCATGACTTCCTGTTAGGTTTGGCGAATAGGGAAAACTAGCAAGAGGTAGAAATGGGTAGTTTGGGTATTTATTCCTCAGGATGCCTCACTGCAGAATCATCTCAGGCTGGCTGTGTTTCTCTGGGAAGGGGAGAGCTCAAATCAAGCACCATCTCCATCAGGTTTCTCTGTCTCTGGCTGAAACACAGTAATTGCTCCCCTTCCTCATTTTTTGGGTTTAGCTGATGATACGCTCCCCTCCACCTTGGTTAGCAATCCTGGTATGGCAAAATTCATACCAGGGAGCAGGGATCAGAGTCtctcttcctttcatccttcATTCCCAGGCATTTGGGCCTACAGTCCCAGGACCAGCCTCAAAGAGAGTCTGTTTTCAAGGCCGGCAACTCTAGACCCAGACTGGCTGTTGGGAGTGGAACGAGCTTTGTAGGTTTGCTGTTGGCTTattctcctctgcctccctccagcCAAGAGAAATACCCTAAGGAAGAAGCTGGAAGCAACAGCACGAGAGTTTATTATCATCATTGCTCGAGAGGGGGACACGAAGCAAGCAGGATGGTGAAGGTGAGCAGGAAATGGACCGGAGCAGCTCTGATGGTTAGTGGTGCAGGGCAGTGGCTGTGGCCATGGGGCAAGGATAACTGGGGCCAGAGGAGAGCCTCTCTTCCCGGCCTGGTTCTTCTTCCACGAGGCAGATGCTGGGACACCCAGTCCAGGCAGAGCTCCAGACATGAGTCCTCTGGAGAAGCAGGGCTAATTTCACTCACTCCCAGCAGTTTCTTCCAAGGGAGGGTCTCTTTTCTAAGGGAAAAGGAGGGGGTGGGACAGCCCATGGGGGAGAGAAAGTGTAAATGCTCTGTACCAGGGCAGCTTAGTTCTGGAGCCAGTCAGATCCAACATCAGCCTCATGGTACCTGATGCAAAGAGCCCCAAGGTCCCACCATGTACATGGACTTCCCTAGCTTCCTAGGGtctctatttcagattttttatttttgatgtggaccaattttttaaaagtctttattgaatttgttacaatattgcttctgttttatgttttggtgttttggctgcgaggcacgtgggatcttagctccccgaccagggattgaaccagcagcaccccctgcattggaaggtgaagtcttaaccgctggaccgccagggaagtccttccctAGGGTCTTTGGACTGGGTGTTACTTGGTCAGGGACAGGGGGTCTCTGGGCTGGGCCTCTACTGGGGTGGAAAGACAGGAATGATGCCCCTTGACACTCACTGTAATGACGCTTTTCTCCTCAAACCATGCGCTCTCCATTCCTGTCTCCCCTGGACAGCACTGCTGTCCCAAACACACAGACACGAGCTTTAGGGACTCACCTCCTTAGATCGGTATTTTCTCCAGCAGCACAGACACAGGGGGACCAGAGATGCCAGAAGCAGTAGAGCCCAGACCCCCAACAGCATGGCATTGATGCTTATGAACAGGGCCTGGGGACAGAGGACCAAAGCTGTAGGCACCAGAGTGACTGTTGCCATTCGTGGTTTGTCTTTACGCTGAGCGTGGCACAGGGTCACTCTCCACCCCATTCATCCCGTCCCCAGGTCGGTAGCTTCCGGGGTGCGGGGAGGCTGAAGAAGGAGCCCGGGGTGGGGGTCAGTGGGTGTGGCATGCAGAGAGCGGCCAGGAACCCCTGTCACCGGGTCTCAGCGTCCTCATCGGAGCAGCGATGGGCTTGGGCTGTGGTCTGGTTCCCTGACAAGCCCAAGATTTGAATATGCATTTAACACCTTCGCAGCTCTTCACATATTTGCGGTGTTGGCTCATGTATTATGAGTTCAGTGTTTGTATTTCCCACAGATCCGTAACTCCCACAGCCATAGGAACcgcttctgttttgttcactgccacGCTGTGGTGACGCGAGACATGTTCGGGGCGGAACGGGTCACGCCCTTTTTGGTGGACGGCCTCACTCTCCTGCACTGTCTGACCCTCCCTGCCCACCGCCTGCCGCTGTGCCTTCCCCGGCCCGGCTACCTTCAGCATGTTCACATAGGAGGTGCACAGCTTTAGCCTTCTCGTGTCTGCACTCGGAGAGCTGGGGGCCCCGGTGGGCCCCCAGGAAGGGGAGAGATCACAgattctattaaagaaaaaagggcGGTACTCGTGGAGACTTCTAGCCCCGATGATGATGGCGGCTGTGGCCGTGGAGAGAGCTGCCTGGGTGAGCAGGGTCCTCAGCAGGGCCTGGTGAGGACAGAGGGCAGAGACAGACCTTGGAGACCCAGTTTCTCTGGAGCCCAGCCCGGGACAAAGAGCGGGAAGCCTAGTGGAGGGGGCGCGGGATGGGCGGCAGGCTTGGGGTGGCCTCCAGCTCCTGGGCCTGGTGTCAATCCCTCCCCGAACTCACCCAGTAGGTGCCACCTCGTTTCTCATAAATGAAGGCGACAGCTCCAGCCAGCACAGCCTGGGGAGAGATTGAAGCAGCAGGGGTGGCTCAGGGCAGCCAGGCCCCACCCTCTGCTTCTTTTTCCGTCCTCAGCTCCCACAGGCAAAGCCAACCATCCTGCTGGCCTTTGCCCACAGCACCCTACGTGGAGCCGAGGTCCTGAGCTCTGTTGTCTGTAAGACAACGGTGAGGGTATTGAAGACTGAATCAAACGCCCGAGGCTGCAGGACCCTCTATTTTAGGGACATCGAAAGTGCTCACGGTCAAGCCGGGTGTAAGCCGCCCTTCCCTTCTCCAAAACCTCTCTTTTTAAGCAACACCAGGTGCTGTACGGAAGCTCCAGGGCGGTTGGGGGCCAGGTCCAGGGTGTTGGAGGAGGTCTCAGTACAGGATCAGCGTCCGCTGCCTCGGGGCGAGGGCGGGCAATCATTCCAGGACAGGAAGTCTGGTTGATGCCAAGGGAAAGGTGCATCTGAATCCTCTTGGGCAGTTCCGGAGCTAATCTCAGTGTTTTGGGCCACGGGGTGGGTGAGCATGATTACTCTGGGCTCCTCTCTTAATCGGTATGTGTGTTTTGCTCTTGTCCTGTGAGGGTGGGCAGGACAGAGGGCGCCTCTCTCCTGCTGTGATCCGCCCACCCATCTCCTGCTGCAGGTGGCACACGTCCATCTGCTGACATAACTGCTGTGGTCCGGTGAGCCCCCCCTGGGACTTTCcctgtgtgcagggcctgcagaGGGCAATGGGAAACCACCGGGAGGTGCATCTCCCTTGTACACACCCTCCAGCACGTTCCGCCCCCCCTCCGTCTCAGTGCAAGTGACTGGAGATGAGCCCTGTCCTAGATCCTCAGCTGATCTGCTGCCgaaggtgggaggagaggtgggagaaGCCCGGGGCAGGGACCCGGGAGAGCTGACCGGTGACCGTGGCCTTCCCAGCCCTTAGCTCAGCTAGTTTCCCGTCTGTAGAAGCCTGGTGTCGGCCTAGAGAGCTGGGAGTCTTTTCAGCTGCAAACAGTCTACGTTCTGCGCCTCTCTCCTGCTGTGATCCGCCCACCCATCTCCTGCTGCAGGTGGCACACGTCCATCTGCTGACATAACTGCTGTGGTCCGGTGAGCCCCCCCTGGGACTTTCcctgtgtgcagggcctgcagaGGGCAATGGGAAACCACCGGGAGGTGCATCTCCCTTGTACACACCCTCCAGCACGTTCCGCCCCCCCTCCGTCTCAGTGCAAGTGACTGGAGATGAGCCCTGTCCTAGATCCTCAGCTGATCTGCTGCCgaaggtgggaggagaggtgggagaaGCCCGGGGCAGGGACCCGGGAGAGCTGACCGGTGACCGTGGCCTTCCCAGCCCTTAGCTCAGCTAGTTTCCCGTCTGTAGAAGCCTGGTGTCGGCCTAGAGAGCTGGGAGTCTTTTCAGCTGCAGTCTACGTTCTGATGGGGtcgatggtggtggtgatagggGGTCTCTCTGCCCACGTTCCTCCTGCGCCACTCACCACAGCCCCCGTCCAGATGGGAGCTCCCGATCCAAGCAGCGTGGTagagtggaagaggaagaggaatccTCCCAGGACCCCACTCAACATCCCCAGCACGACCTGCACCACCTGGAAGATGAAAAACCTAAGAACCCGCATCCCAGGTTCCCGGGCCCAGGAGGGACTCTCTGCGCCTGAGTCTCAGGGGAGTTTTCAGGACCTGCCACTCCATGAATGAAAGGTTAGAACCCCatgaaggggaaagagagggagaagagagaaagagaggggggacgaggagggagaggacaggagGCGAGAGAaggcgaggggaggggagagaaggcgaggggaggggagagaaggcgaggggaggggagagaaggcgAGNNNNNNNNNNNNNNNNNNNNNNNNNNNNNNNNNNNNNNNNNNNNNNNNNNNNNNNNNNNNNNNNNNNNNNNNNNNNNNNNNNNNNNNNNNNNNNNNNNNNNNNNNNNNNNNNNNNNNNNNNNNNNNNNNNNNNNNNNNNNNNNNNNNNNNNNNNNNNNNNNNNNNNNNNNNNNNNNNNNNNNNNNNNNNNNNNNNNNNNNNNNNNNNNNNNNNNNNNNNNNNNNNNNNNNNNNNNNNNNNNNNNNNNNNNNNNNNNNNNNNNNNNNNNNNNNNNNNNNNNNNNNNNNNNNNNNNNNNNNNNNNNNNNNNNNNNNNNNNNNNNNNNNNNNNNNNNNNNNNNNNNNNNNNNNNNNNNNNNNNNNNNNNNNNNNNNNNNNNNNNNNNNNNNNNNNNNNNNNNNNNNNNNNNNNNNNNNNNNNNNNNNNNNNNNNNNNNNNNNNNNNNNNNNNNNNNNNNNNNNNNNNNNNNNNNNNNNNNNNNNNNNNNNNNNNNNNNNNNNNGAGAaggcgaggggaggggagaggtagCCCACGCTGGGTCGGGAGAGGATGAACTCCGGGTTCCACCAGCTGGGACTTTAAAAGGTCGGGGGCTCCTTTGCACCCTTCAGCCCACAGCGCACCCTACCTACGGCTTTCACTGAGAGGCCAGTAAGGGGAGGGAAAGCCAGAACTTGATCT of Physeter macrocephalus isolate SW-GA chromosome 5, ASM283717v5, whole genome shotgun sequence contains these proteins:
- the TMEM176A gene encoding transmembrane protein 176A isoform X1 → MADGGDVAPGAPQPTYIKVHFHQESALAKLLLSRSSLLQPHVPSAHTATRALGHRRLLVASWVVQVVLGMLSGVLGGFLFLFHSTTLLGSGAPIWTGAVAVLAGAVAFIYEKRGGTYWALLRTLLTQAALSTATAAIIIGARSLHEYRPFFFNRICDLSPSWGPTGAPSSPSADTRRLKLCTSYVNMLKALFISINAMLLGVWALLLLASLVPLCLCCWRKYRSKEKRDPPLEETAGSE
- the TMEM176A gene encoding transmembrane protein 176A isoform X2 codes for the protein MADGGDVAPGAPQPTYIKVHFHQESALAKLLLSRSSLLQPHVPSAHTATRALGHRRLLVASWVVQVVLGMLSGVLGGFLFLFHSTTLLGSGAPIWTGAVAVLAGAVAFIYEKRGGTYWALLRTLLTQAALSTATAAIIIGARSLHEYRPFFFNRICDLSPSWGPTGAPSSPSADTRRLKLCTSYVNMLKALFISINAMLLGVWALLLLASLVPLCLCCWRKYRSKE